In Qingshengfaniella alkalisoli, a single genomic region encodes these proteins:
- a CDS encoding glutamate-1-semialdehyde 2,1-aminomutase → MEEISRVRGSGNDAKPADDRRYQMSRKLQRRAHEIIPGGAHTYAKGDDQYPVLAPGFLAKGQGCHVWDVDGHEYIEFGLGNRAIGLGHCFERVTNAARKALDIGCNFTRPTPYEIECAEIFLESIPTAEMVKFCKNGSDATSGAMRLARAYTGRERIAICGDHPFFSTDDWFIGTTPVNSGVPEAIKALTLSFRYGDLEDARALFDDHPGEIAAVILEPSRGDDPPTGYLAALRELAHEHGALFVLDEMITGFRWDLHGGQGLYGVKPDLSCFGKAMANGFSVSALCGKRDIMRLGGLEHDDRPRVFLLSTTHGAETHALVAATETMRVYQDEPVIEHLYAMGALLRRETEAAIARRGMGDFVKIVGRDCCLAFQTLDADGASSQAFRSLFLQETIRRGIIAPSLTVSYSHAESDISAAVSAIDGALAIYERALYDGVEKHLIGRPSHVVYRRYNLANKASGLDQPGAQ, encoded by the coding sequence ATGGAAGAAATTTCGCGCGTTCGCGGTTCCGGAAACGACGCTAAGCCAGCTGATGACCGACGCTATCAAATGTCGCGAAAGCTTCAGCGACGTGCGCATGAAATCATTCCCGGCGGGGCCCATACCTACGCCAAGGGTGACGACCAGTATCCGGTTCTTGCACCCGGTTTCCTGGCGAAAGGCCAAGGCTGCCATGTCTGGGACGTCGACGGGCACGAATATATAGAGTTCGGCCTGGGCAATCGCGCCATCGGCCTGGGGCACTGTTTCGAGCGTGTCACCAACGCGGCGCGTAAGGCGCTGGATATCGGTTGTAACTTCACCCGTCCAACCCCGTACGAGATCGAATGTGCAGAGATCTTCCTTGAATCCATCCCTACGGCCGAGATGGTTAAGTTTTGCAAAAACGGGTCGGACGCGACCTCCGGCGCCATGCGGCTTGCCAGAGCATATACGGGCCGTGAGAGAATCGCTATATGCGGAGATCACCCGTTTTTTTCAACGGATGACTGGTTCATCGGTACTACGCCCGTCAATTCAGGTGTGCCCGAAGCGATAAAAGCGCTCACCTTGTCGTTTCGCTACGGCGATCTCGAGGATGCCAGGGCACTGTTCGACGATCATCCGGGCGAAATCGCCGCTGTTATCCTGGAACCATCGCGAGGCGACGATCCGCCAACCGGATATCTTGCTGCATTGCGCGAGCTTGCCCATGAACATGGCGCGTTGTTCGTTCTCGACGAGATGATCACGGGATTCCGTTGGGATCTACACGGGGGACAGGGACTCTACGGGGTAAAACCCGACCTGTCATGTTTTGGCAAAGCGATGGCCAACGGATTCTCAGTTTCGGCCCTGTGCGGGAAGCGCGATATCATGCGGCTGGGTGGTTTGGAGCATGACGACAGGCCGCGTGTTTTCCTGCTGTCGACGACCCATGGCGCCGAAACCCATGCACTCGTCGCCGCGACAGAGACGATGCGGGTCTATCAGGATGAGCCGGTCATCGAACACCTTTACGCAATGGGTGCGCTGTTGCGACGGGAAACGGAAGCCGCCATTGCACGACGAGGAATGGGCGATTTCGTCAAAATCGTCGGACGGGACTGCTGCCTTGCGTTCCAAACGCTCGACGCCGACGGGGCATCATCACAAGCCTTTCGGTCCTTGTTCCTGCAAGAAACCATTCGCAGGGGAATTATCGCCCCGTCCTTGACCGTAAGCTACAGTCACGCCGAAAGCGATATCAGTGCCGCTGTTTCTGCTATCGATGGAGCGCTCGCCATCTATGAACGCGCACTGTACGATGGAGTGGAAAAACATCTGATCGGGCGCCCGTCGCATGTGGTCTATCGTCGCTACAACTTGGCGAACAAGGCGAGCGGATTGGACCAACCGGGTGCGCAATGA
- the groL gene encoding chaperonin GroEL (60 kDa chaperone family; promotes refolding of misfolded polypeptides especially under stressful conditions; forms two stacked rings of heptamers to form a barrel-shaped 14mer; ends can be capped by GroES; misfolded proteins enter the barrel where they are refolded when GroES binds), with protein MSAKEVKFGADSRGRMFKGINTLANAVKVTLGPKGRNVVLDKSWGAPRITKDGVTVAKEITLSDPFENMGAQMVKDVASRTNDEAGDGTTTATVLAQAIIKEGMKSVAAGMNPMDLKRGIDKAVAAVVAEIKEMSRPVGDTDEIAKVGTISANGETAIGQQIADAMAKVGNEGVITIEENKGLETETEVVEGMQFDRGYLSPYFVTEAEKMTANLEDCVILMHDKKLTSLAPMVPLLEAVMQADKQLLVVAEDIDGEALAMLVVNKLRGGLKVAGVKAPGFGDRRKAMLEDLAILTGGQVIAEELGVKLENVTLDMLGVAKKITITKDTTTVIDGAGDKEAIAARVAQIRMQIEDTTSDYDKEKLQERLAKLAGGVAVIKVGGATEIEVKERKDRVDDALNATRAAVQEGVVPGGGVALVHAGKVLADLTGDNADQTAGIAIIRKALQSPLRQIAENAGVDGSVVAGKIVENASKTFGYDAQADTYGDMLKAGVIDPTKVVRIALQYAASVAGLLVTTEAMIAERPTKSGNNEMADMDSMM; from the coding sequence ATGTCTGCAAAAGAAGTCAAATTTGGCGCGGATTCCCGTGGCCGCATGTTCAAGGGCATCAATACACTCGCCAATGCCGTCAAGGTGACGCTTGGCCCCAAGGGCCGCAATGTGGTTCTGGACAAATCCTGGGGTGCGCCACGAATCACGAAGGACGGTGTGACCGTCGCCAAGGAAATCACCCTGTCTGATCCGTTCGAGAACATGGGCGCGCAGATGGTCAAGGATGTCGCATCGCGCACCAATGACGAGGCTGGCGACGGCACGACCACCGCAACAGTTCTGGCGCAAGCCATCATCAAGGAAGGCATGAAATCGGTTGCCGCGGGAATGAACCCGATGGACCTCAAGCGTGGCATCGACAAGGCCGTGGCCGCAGTTGTCGCTGAGATCAAGGAGATGTCCCGTCCGGTTGGCGACACGGATGAGATCGCAAAGGTTGGCACGATATCGGCCAATGGCGAAACTGCGATTGGTCAACAGATCGCAGATGCGATGGCGAAAGTCGGCAATGAAGGCGTCATCACGATCGAGGAAAACAAGGGTCTCGAGACCGAGACCGAAGTTGTCGAAGGCATGCAGTTCGATCGTGGCTATCTCAGCCCGTATTTCGTCACCGAAGCCGAAAAAATGACAGCGAACCTCGAAGATTGTGTCATCCTGATGCACGACAAGAAACTGACCTCGCTGGCGCCAATGGTACCGTTGCTTGAGGCGGTCATGCAGGCTGACAAGCAGCTTTTGGTTGTTGCTGAAGATATCGATGGCGAAGCTCTCGCCATGCTCGTGGTCAACAAACTCCGTGGTGGCCTGAAGGTTGCAGGCGTCAAGGCCCCCGGTTTTGGGGATCGTCGCAAGGCGATGCTGGAAGATCTCGCCATCCTTACAGGTGGCCAGGTGATTGCCGAAGAACTTGGCGTCAAGCTCGAAAATGTCACTTTGGACATGCTCGGTGTCGCCAAGAAAATCACGATCACCAAGGACACAACGACCGTGATCGATGGGGCAGGTGACAAGGAAGCCATTGCTGCGCGGGTGGCCCAGATCCGCATGCAGATTGAAGACACGACATCGGACTACGACAAGGAAAAGCTGCAGGAACGTCTCGCGAAACTCGCAGGCGGGGTCGCCGTTATCAAGGTTGGCGGAGCGACCGAGATCGAAGTGAAGGAACGCAAGGACCGCGTCGATGACGCCTTGAACGCGACCCGTGCGGCCGTTCAGGAAGGTGTCGTTCCCGGCGGTGGCGTTGCCTTGGTTCATGCCGGCAAAGTGCTGGCCGATCTTACGGGTGACAACGCGGACCAGACGGCTGGCATCGCGATCATTCGCAAAGCCCTGCAGTCACCGCTGCGGCAGATCGCCGAGAATGCGGGCGTCGACGGATCGGTGGTTGCTGGCAAGATCGTCGAGAACGCCAGCAAGACGTTCGGGTACGATGCTCAGGCTGACACTTATGGCGACATGCTTAAGGCGGGCGTCATCGATCCCACGAAAGTTGTGCGGATTGCACTCCAATACGCAGCCTCTGTCGCAGGGTTGCTCGTGACAACCGAGGCGATGATTGCCGAACGGCCGACGAAATCGGGTAACAATGAAATGGCCGATATGGACAGCATGATGTAG
- the gmd gene encoding GDP-mannose 4,6-dehydratase, whose amino-acid sequence MKKALITGITGQDGSYLAELLLDKGYEVHGIKRRASLFNTQRIDHLYQDPHVDHAKFRLHYGDLSDTSNLTRILSEVQPDEVYNLGAQSHVAVSFEAPEYTADVDAVGTLRLLEAIRFLGLERKTRFYQASTSELYGLVRETPQSETTPFYPRSPYAAAKLYAYWITVNYREAYGLFACNGILFNHESPRRGETFVTRKITRGLANIAQGLETCLYIGNIDALRDWGHAKDYVRMQWLMLQQEQPDDFVVATGLQYSVRDFLVWSAAELGVSLEFRGSGVDETAVVADITGQAAPGVSVGDVIVRIDPRYFRPTEVETLLGDPTKAKEKLGWTPEISAQQMCAEMVAEDLKAAQRHALLKRHGYDIPICIEDY is encoded by the coding sequence ATGAAAAAAGCTCTCATTACCGGTATTACAGGGCAAGACGGCTCTTATCTAGCGGAATTGCTGCTCGATAAAGGTTACGAAGTTCATGGCATCAAACGGCGGGCCTCGTTATTCAACACCCAACGGATTGATCATCTCTATCAGGATCCGCATGTGGACCACGCAAAGTTCAGGCTGCATTACGGCGATCTTAGCGATACCTCGAACTTGACGCGAATATTGTCAGAAGTGCAACCTGATGAGGTCTATAACCTTGGTGCGCAAAGTCACGTTGCAGTCAGCTTCGAGGCACCAGAATATACGGCTGACGTCGATGCGGTTGGCACGTTGAGGCTACTGGAGGCTATTCGCTTCTTGGGCTTGGAACGCAAAACGCGATTCTACCAGGCATCGACCTCGGAACTCTATGGCCTGGTGCGGGAAACGCCTCAAAGTGAGACCACTCCCTTCTACCCCCGTTCTCCCTATGCTGCGGCAAAGCTGTATGCATACTGGATCACCGTGAATTACCGTGAGGCTTATGGCCTCTTCGCATGCAACGGCATCCTGTTCAATCACGAGTCCCCCCGTCGTGGAGAAACCTTCGTAACCCGTAAGATAACCCGTGGACTTGCCAATATCGCTCAAGGGCTGGAAACCTGCCTCTACATCGGCAACATTGATGCGCTGCGCGATTGGGGCCATGCGAAAGACTATGTGCGCATGCAATGGTTGATGTTACAGCAAGAGCAACCGGATGATTTCGTGGTTGCGACGGGTCTGCAATATTCGGTTCGAGATTTCCTTGTCTGGTCGGCTGCAGAGCTGGGTGTATCGCTGGAATTCCGTGGCAGTGGAGTTGACGAAACCGCCGTGGTTGCCGACATAACGGGGCAAGCCGCACCGGGGGTTTCCGTTGGTGATGTGATCGTCCGCATCGACCCGCGTTACTTCCGCCCGACAGAGGTCGAGACACTGCTCGGAGACCCAACCAAGGCTAAGGAAAAGCTCGGATGGACACCCGAGATTTCCGCGCAGCAGATGTGCGCCGAAATGGTTGCAGAAGACCTGAAAGCAGCGCAGCGGCACGCCCTCCTGAAACGCCATGGGTACGACATCCCAATCTGCATTGAAGACTATTGA
- a CDS encoding DUF4038 domain-containing protein, translating to MPTRFSLAVSADKTHLVDKNGRPFFINGDAAWSLIAELTLDEAEHYLQDRKARGFNALLVSLIEHHYSSNPPNNIYGDPPFTKPDSFDQPDAAYFNHAHDVLERAQALGFVVFLAPSYIGVNYGSDGWYREMVENGPESLSVYADFVVRRFADLDNIIWTHGGDWDAPDKTLINAMAEAIAAADPDALQTVHSNRDTVTADLWKDASWLDIDTAYTYGDTARKVQEHLRGDYGLPVILIESLYENERGTTTQMLREAAYGAVVAGAAGTFFGNNPIWNFNGRELFETDRAWQEELSSPGAQSMTHMRAFFESIPWWKLRADDSRGLCGFLSQRSGNRCAATQDRRLSVIYMSRVRSIQVSPEGFADGPICGDWYDPRTGHSHVAFESLHAGSNRIDVRPDASMEDDWLLVLSVCETDPFTAN from the coding sequence ATGCCAACGAGGTTTTCGTTGGCCGTTTCAGCAGACAAGACGCACCTTGTAGACAAGAATGGCCGGCCGTTCTTTATAAACGGCGATGCCGCGTGGTCACTGATTGCCGAGTTGACACTGGACGAGGCCGAACACTACCTGCAAGATCGAAAAGCGCGAGGCTTCAATGCGCTTCTCGTCAGCCTCATCGAACATCACTACAGTTCTAATCCGCCGAACAATATCTATGGGGATCCGCCTTTTACGAAACCGGATAGTTTCGATCAGCCCGATGCCGCCTACTTCAATCATGCGCACGATGTCTTGGAACGTGCCCAAGCTCTCGGCTTTGTGGTGTTCCTTGCGCCGTCATATATTGGCGTGAACTATGGTTCGGATGGCTGGTACAGGGAAATGGTCGAAAACGGACCCGAAAGTTTATCAGTATATGCTGACTTCGTCGTGAGGCGCTTTGCCGATCTCGACAATATCATCTGGACACATGGCGGAGACTGGGACGCGCCGGACAAGACCCTTATCAATGCCATGGCGGAGGCCATCGCTGCCGCCGACCCCGACGCTCTGCAAACCGTTCACTCGAACCGCGATACGGTAACTGCGGATCTGTGGAAGGATGCCTCATGGCTCGATATAGACACGGCTTATACCTACGGGGATACAGCCAGGAAAGTGCAAGAGCATCTGCGCGGAGACTATGGGCTGCCAGTCATCTTGATCGAAAGCCTGTATGAAAATGAACGAGGGACAACGACGCAGATGCTGCGCGAGGCGGCTTATGGCGCCGTAGTGGCCGGGGCTGCAGGGACTTTTTTTGGAAACAACCCCATCTGGAATTTCAATGGTCGAGAGTTGTTTGAAACCGACCGCGCGTGGCAAGAAGAACTTTCGAGTCCCGGCGCCCAAAGCATGACTCATATGCGTGCATTTTTCGAATCCATTCCTTGGTGGAAGCTGCGCGCTGACGATAGTCGTGGGCTTTGCGGCTTTCTTTCCCAGCGGTCCGGGAATAGATGCGCTGCAACGCAGGATCGGCGACTATCGGTCATCTATATGTCTCGTGTCCGGTCGATCCAGGTGTCGCCCGAAGGCTTTGCTGACGGGCCGATTTGCGGCGACTGGTACGACCCAAGAACCGGTCATTCTCATGTAGCGTTCGAGAGTCTGCATGCGGGATCAAACCGGATCGATGTCCGGCCAGATGCATCAATGGAGGATGACTGGCTGCTCGTGCTCTCGGTCTGTGAGACGGATCCCTTCACTGCGAATTGA
- a CDS encoding glycosyltransferase family A protein: protein MSSFDIVIPNYNYGRYLRACVESVLSQDVSDLRVLIIDNASTDESSQIAKTLANADSRVEIRLRDRNLGPHASFNEGIDWARSDYFLILCSDDMLMPGALRRAGEVLDSDPAIVFCHGRDLPVTSDDFVLPDGIAAERAEWRRISGRDLIASFCRLGVFQLSGATLIVRTSSQKAAGYYREELPHSDDYDLWLRLALLGDVAALENTQAIDRQHPMRRSGPLQQYQLAHIVHTEAAANCFFTHEGAAMQDSARLHRKAQHAFTSRAYWSAISTWSRGDQGAADLMRFALGRRPLSGVIPPFTYLLGRPDRRARIRSGVDALFRRIARPGN from the coding sequence ATGTCGAGCTTCGATATCGTCATTCCCAACTATAACTACGGACGCTATCTGCGTGCGTGTGTTGAAAGTGTGCTCTCGCAGGATGTTAGTGATCTTCGCGTTCTGATTATAGACAACGCTTCAACCGATGAAAGCAGCCAGATAGCCAAAACACTCGCGAATGCAGATTCACGGGTAGAAATCCGGCTTAGAGATCGAAACCTCGGGCCTCATGCCTCATTCAATGAAGGCATAGACTGGGCCAGATCCGACTATTTCCTTATCCTTTGTTCAGACGATATGCTGATGCCGGGTGCGCTTCGTCGGGCGGGGGAGGTTCTGGATAGCGATCCCGCAATTGTCTTCTGTCATGGCCGTGACCTGCCTGTCACCTCGGACGATTTTGTATTGCCCGATGGTATTGCCGCTGAACGCGCGGAGTGGAGACGCATCTCCGGGCGGGATCTCATAGCATCCTTCTGCAGACTGGGGGTTTTCCAGTTATCGGGGGCCACACTTATCGTCAGAACATCCAGTCAGAAGGCAGCAGGATACTATCGAGAAGAACTACCCCATAGCGACGATTATGATCTCTGGCTGCGACTTGCCCTGCTCGGCGACGTGGCAGCGCTTGAAAACACCCAGGCCATTGACCGCCAACACCCGATGCGGCGCTCCGGGCCGCTTCAGCAATACCAGTTAGCCCATATCGTCCACACTGAGGCAGCTGCGAACTGCTTCTTCACGCATGAAGGTGCGGCGATGCAGGATTCGGCACGTCTGCACAGGAAGGCACAACATGCCTTTACGTCGCGCGCATATTGGTCGGCCATCTCGACATGGTCGCGCGGCGATCAGGGCGCAGCAGATCTGATGCGGTTTGCGCTGGGTCGGCGCCCGCTATCCGGAGTCATTCCCCCTTTCACCTACCTGCTAGGGCGCCCTGATCGCCGGGCACGTATCAGATCGGGTGTTGACGCGCTGTTTCGCCGGATTGCGAGACCAGGCAACTAA
- the fcl gene encoding GDP-L-fucose synthase, giving the protein MRIFVAGHGGMVGSAILRKLQARQQAGQDVTPLTRSHGELDLTDQVAVRSFFQDERPDAVILAAAKVGGILANDLYPAQFIYENLMIQSNVVHQAYAAGVQKLLQLGSSCIYPKFAPQPMSEDMLLTGPLEPTNEPYAVAKISGIKLCESYNRQYGTDYRSIMPTNLYGPGDNFHPENSHVLPALIRRFHQAVQEEAEEVVVWGSGSPRREFLHVDDMAEAALFVLDLEPETYRRETQEMMSHLNVGSGVDVSIRELAEMIARVIGFAGRVVFDTSKPDGTPRKLMDVSRLTRLGWTASVGLEDGISMTYQWFLNHHDDRLREK; this is encoded by the coding sequence ATGCGGATTTTCGTAGCTGGTCACGGTGGAATGGTAGGCAGCGCCATTCTACGGAAATTGCAAGCACGTCAGCAGGCCGGACAAGATGTCACCCCGCTTACACGTAGCCACGGGGAACTCGACCTGACTGATCAGGTTGCGGTACGAAGTTTCTTTCAGGATGAACGTCCCGACGCGGTTATATTAGCGGCTGCAAAAGTCGGCGGAATCCTTGCAAACGATCTCTATCCCGCGCAGTTCATATACGAAAACCTCATGATTCAGAGCAACGTTGTCCATCAGGCTTACGCAGCCGGTGTACAAAAGCTTTTGCAACTCGGCAGCTCCTGTATCTACCCCAAGTTCGCACCCCAGCCGATGAGCGAAGACATGTTGCTTACCGGCCCTCTTGAACCCACAAACGAACCCTATGCAGTTGCCAAGATCTCGGGCATCAAGCTTTGCGAAAGCTATAACCGGCAATACGGAACCGATTACCGCTCGATCATGCCGACCAACTTGTACGGGCCGGGCGACAATTTCCATCCTGAAAACTCGCATGTTCTTCCCGCATTGATAAGGCGCTTCCATCAGGCGGTGCAGGAAGAAGCAGAGGAAGTCGTCGTCTGGGGATCCGGGTCTCCAAGACGAGAGTTCCTGCACGTCGACGACATGGCAGAGGCCGCACTCTTCGTTCTGGATCTCGAGCCAGAAACCTACCGCAGAGAAACGCAGGAAATGATGAGCCACCTCAACGTAGGCTCGGGCGTCGATGTATCCATTCGCGAACTGGCCGAAATGATAGCCCGTGTCATTGGGTTTGCGGGACGTGTAGTTTTTGACACATCGAAACCCGATGGCACGCCTCGCAAATTGATGGATGTCAGCCGGCTGACCCGCCTGGGCTGGACGGCGTCTGTCGGGCTGGAGGACGGAATCTCGATGACCTATCAATGGTTTCTCAATCATCATGATGATCGGTTACGGGAAAAGTAA
- a CDS encoding polysaccharide pyruvyl transferase family protein, which translates to MKIALLGQFGSGNFGNDGSLEAMVGVLKRECPSPDLICICSNPDVVRERLGIEAISISATAPRSRLFSVLDRVALGVPGKLRTLLAAWYGCKGVDAVIIPGTGILDDFQDHAFGWPYVLLRWCVAARLRGASLALVSIGAGPIHGRLSRWFLTRAAKLSTYRSYRDDRSRSFMSSIGVKVSNDPVYPDLAFSLPSPESVTAGPPTICLGLMTYCGWRKGAPQSRSTFDEYLDKIEVLVGGLVAKGWRVRLLGGDASDIEALEATLERVDRSGELRQQGIITAPQHCSLMGIKSLISDCDAVIATRFHNVVCALSMMKPTLSIGYADKNDVVLERAGLGSYCHHIETFEPKDILSGLDDLLAEREQVVWHISRFLQEAQADLSEQEEHLYAMLGLVPAPAKRTHPSVENAHCSL; encoded by the coding sequence GTGAAGATCGCACTTCTCGGACAGTTCGGATCCGGTAATTTCGGCAATGATGGATCGCTGGAGGCGATGGTCGGGGTCCTGAAACGAGAATGCCCATCGCCCGATCTGATCTGCATATGCAGCAATCCTGATGTCGTTCGGGAACGGCTCGGCATCGAAGCGATCTCAATTAGCGCGACGGCACCGCGGTCGCGCCTGTTCAGCGTTCTTGATCGCGTCGCGCTCGGGGTGCCCGGCAAGCTTCGTACATTGTTGGCAGCGTGGTACGGCTGCAAGGGTGTCGACGCAGTCATCATTCCGGGCACGGGAATCCTTGATGATTTCCAGGATCATGCTTTTGGCTGGCCTTATGTGTTGCTGCGGTGGTGTGTAGCCGCACGCCTTCGCGGCGCAAGCTTGGCCCTTGTGAGCATAGGTGCCGGCCCCATACATGGACGGTTAAGCCGCTGGTTCCTGACCAGGGCAGCAAAACTCAGCACATATCGTTCCTATCGAGACGACAGGTCCAGAAGCTTCATGAGCTCCATCGGCGTCAAGGTTTCCAATGATCCCGTTTATCCGGATCTGGCCTTCAGCCTCCCATCCCCCGAATCCGTGACTGCGGGACCGCCGACAATATGTCTGGGTCTGATGACTTATTGCGGCTGGCGCAAAGGTGCTCCGCAGAGTCGGTCCACCTTTGATGAATATCTGGATAAGATAGAGGTGCTGGTCGGCGGTCTGGTTGCGAAGGGTTGGAGAGTGCGCCTACTCGGTGGCGACGCCAGTGATATCGAAGCCCTGGAGGCCACGCTTGAGCGTGTCGATAGGTCCGGGGAGCTCCGCCAACAAGGTATCATCACAGCACCGCAACATTGTTCACTCATGGGAATCAAGTCTTTGATATCAGATTGCGATGCGGTGATAGCGACAAGGTTTCACAATGTGGTTTGCGCGTTATCCATGATGAAACCAACGCTTTCCATTGGGTACGCAGACAAGAATGACGTCGTGCTAGAACGCGCGGGCCTGGGATCGTACTGCCATCATATCGAGACGTTCGAGCCCAAGGATATTCTGTCGGGGCTGGATGACCTGTTGGCGGAGCGCGAGCAGGTGGTTTGGCATATCAGCCGGTTTCTGCAGGAGGCGCAAGCGGACTTGAGCGAACAGGAAGAACACTTGTACGCCATGCTCGGGCTGGTCCCCGCGCCCGCGAAGCGAACACACCCCTCTGTCGAGAATGCGCACTGTTCTCTTTAG
- a CDS encoding glycosyltransferase family 4 protein, with product MKFAFFVLPHLGGTFSVFLQLRATLARHGIELIWIGSVNRLELEENASLAPLLDCGVPIAPTEDTRQAAQAWAIAEAISAVHCDGVMVNVLSDRVSTNLVRYLPASLLRIMIVHNMTPGTYAAARAIRDHVHATVCVSQRAKDDLLNHYGFDQSRIHVIENAVTLHEQSMRSERRSEQDTLRVLYLGRIEDASKGVLWLPRIFDNVTQPVSLTVAGDGPDMDRLRRSLATKPYQVTFLGALPSSKVPQVLADHDALIMPSRYEGLPMSLIEGMSAGCIPVASYIRGVTDTIIDDRRDGLLFPVGDCQAAARCLDTLAANPVWCDGLSASAIEKARSHYRADRMGADYARLIFTLRANPPRIRPSLSLAGWRFPLGLRPGLRTYLPTPIKNTLRRIRART from the coding sequence GTGAAATTCGCATTCTTCGTTCTGCCACATCTTGGCGGCACATTCTCGGTTTTCCTGCAGCTACGAGCCACGTTGGCGCGGCACGGAATCGAACTGATCTGGATAGGATCGGTCAATCGATTGGAACTGGAGGAAAACGCAAGCCTTGCGCCCTTACTGGATTGTGGTGTGCCCATTGCGCCAACGGAAGATACCAGGCAGGCGGCTCAGGCATGGGCAATTGCGGAGGCTATATCAGCCGTGCACTGTGACGGCGTCATGGTAAATGTCCTGTCCGACCGGGTGTCCACCAACCTGGTGCGCTACCTGCCTGCATCGCTGCTTCGGATCATGATCGTTCATAATATGACACCGGGTACTTATGCAGCGGCCCGTGCAATACGCGATCACGTTCATGCCACGGTCTGCGTGAGCCAGCGTGCAAAGGATGACCTGCTTAACCATTACGGATTTGATCAATCACGTATCCACGTGATCGAAAACGCGGTGACGTTGCACGAGCAATCGATGCGATCGGAACGTAGAAGCGAGCAAGACACCCTGCGGGTTCTGTATCTGGGTCGAATTGAAGATGCATCGAAAGGCGTTTTGTGGCTGCCCCGGATTTTCGATAACGTCACCCAGCCTGTGTCGCTGACAGTCGCGGGCGACGGACCGGACATGGACCGATTGAGGCGGAGCCTCGCTACGAAGCCATACCAGGTTACTTTTCTTGGCGCGCTTCCGTCTTCGAAGGTTCCACAGGTCTTGGCGGACCACGATGCTCTGATAATGCCTTCGCGATATGAAGGTCTGCCGATGTCGCTGATCGAGGGGATGTCCGCAGGATGTATTCCCGTCGCGTCGTACATCCGAGGCGTTACTGATACAATCATCGACGACCGCCGCGATGGTTTGCTGTTTCCTGTCGGTGATTGCCAAGCTGCCGCGCGGTGCCTGGACACGCTTGCTGCGAACCCGGTCTGGTGCGACGGGCTTTCAGCATCTGCAATTGAAAAAGCCCGAAGTCACTATCGTGCGGATAGAATGGGCGCAGACTACGCGAGACTAATATTTACACTACGCGCCAATCCGCCTCGGATTCGGCCATCTCTCTCTCTGGCCGGCTGGAGATTTCCGCTAGGCCTGCGACCTGGACTTAGAACCTACCTTCCGACGCCAATCAAGAACACCTTGCGCAGAATTCGCGCACGCACTTGA